The Nostoc cf. commune SO-36 genomic sequence CCCCAAGGAACACTAACTGAAGCTGATATTCAAAAGAATGACTTGACAATTCGGAATATTCGCCTTTGGGATCAGCGGCCACTGTTACAAACTAACCGTCAACTGCAACAAATCCGGCCCTATTATCGCTTCCCCGATGCCGATATTGATCGGTATACTCTGAAAACAGATGTAACTTCACGCCAACCATCAGCCCCGCAAAAACCGCCAGAACCGGAGCAGCAAGCAGCTCAAGCAACAGAACGGCGGCAGGTACTGATTGCTGGACGAGAACTAAACTATAGTGCAGTACCACAGGAAGCTCAAACATGGGTTAACCGCCATTTAATTTATACCCACGGTTTTGGGTTCACTGTTAGCCCAGTTAATACAGTTGGGGCGGGTGGGCTGCCAGAATATTTTGTCAAAGATATTAGCGGTGATAGTAGTGCCCTGACAACTTCTAGTGAAGCCATTCGTGACAGTATTCCCATTGGGCAACCCCGAATTTATTACGGTGAAATAGCCAATACTTATGTAATGACTGGCACAAGAGTTAGGGAGCTAGACTATCCCAGTGGTAGTGACAATGTTTACAACTCTTATGATGGTCTGGGTGGTGTTCAAATCGGTTCAGCATGGCGACGCTGGCTCTTTGCCATGTATTTGAAGGATTGGCAAATGTTATTCACACGGGACTTTTTGCCTGAGACAAGGGTGTTGTTCCGACGAAATGTGAAGCAACGTATTCAAGCGATCGCACCCTTCCTCAAATTTGACAGCGACCCGTATTTAGTAGCTGCTGTTGCTAATCAAGATTTACCAAGCAATCCCAGTTATCTTTACTGGATTGTTGATGCCTATACAACAAGCGATCACTATCCTTACTCAGACACTGGTAGCGATAGTATCAACTACATTCGCAACTCGATCAAGGTAGTGATTGATGCCTACAATGGCAGCGTTAATTTTTATATTGCCGATAAGAGCGATCCGATCATTGCCACTTGGTCAAGGATATTTCCTAACACCTTCAAACCGCTCAGTGCCATGCCTGTTAATCTCCGCAGCCATATCCGGTATCCTGTGGACTTTTTCAAAATTCAATCTGAGCGGTTGATGACCTACCACATGACCGACCCCCAGGTATTTTACAACCGGGAAGATCAGTGGCAGATTCCTAACGAAATCTATGGCAGCGAAGCCCGTCCGGTAGAGCCGTATTATTTAATTACTAGTCTACCCACTGTACCGTTTGAGGAATTTATTCTGCTTTTACCCTACACTCCCAGACAACGGACTAATTTAATCGCTTGGTTAGCGGCGCGATCGGATGGTGATAACTATGGTAAATTATTGTTATATTCCTTTCCTAAAGAAAGGCTGGTTTATGGCCCAGAGCAAATCGAGGCACGAATTAACCAAGATCCAGTAATTTCTCAACAAATTTCCCTGTGGAATCGCCAGGGTTCAAGAGCCATTCAAGGCAATCTACTAGTAATTCCCATTGAGCAATCGCTGCTGTATGTCGAGCCAATCTATCTAGAAGCCACACAGAATAGTCTGCCAACTTTGGTGCGGGTAGTCGTAGCTTACGAAAACCGGATTGTCATGGCACAAACATTAGAACAAGCATTGCAGGCAATTTTTAAACCAGAGGTTACACCAGCCCCGGCGATTATCCGTCCCTTTGAAGAAGCAGCCCCGCCAAGTTAAGCGAGTTTAAGACTAAATAGTTACATAGCAGGTGATAGCGAGCGATCGCTATTAACAAAATTTATTGCAACAGACATAGTTTAATAGTTCAGCATAAGTAATAGACACTAAAAGTTAATCGACATGGTACAAAGTAACCAACTAGAGATTCGCCACATTAGTCCTAAAGTGAGGCAGTTGATTAAAATGTACGCCGATGTTAATAAATGTACGCAGTCTGAGATGTTGGAACGCATGGTTTTGGAGTGGAACGCCCAACAAAGTGAGAGCGAACGACCGCCAGGAGATGAAGATGAGTAGTTTTTTATACAAAAGTTAGCCCACTTCTAACCAGAAGTTTTCTTTGGCTCTCTAGTTCAAGAAGAATTTTCCAAAGATTGGGTCTTGTTTGAGGGATTGAATAAAATCCCTTAAAGTCATCATACTACCCGTTAAGGTGAACTTAGGAGTACCATTTTGGGCAACGATTCTCACTTCACCGTCTTGAATCTGAATCTTATTTTTAATACTGTCCCATAGATTATCGAAGCTCTCATCATCCTGGCAACCATTGGCTTCAAGGAATCTCTGGCGTACTTCTGTTTTTAGTGCTAGTGCTTCTGCTGCTTGGGTACGTGCTTCAAAGTGCTTAATTACATCCTCATAAGCACTCTCCTTGAGAGTTTTGTTTTCAGCCTGGACTTGCTGTAACTGAGTTTTGATGGTTTGCAGTTGGGACGCTAAAGCGGCTGATTTATGGTATTCAAGTTTTAAGGCTTGCTTTGCATTAGCTAACAAGGCTTTATAATCTAGCTGATCTTGATCTTGATTTTTTTCGGATTGCATTTTTATCTCTTGATCAACAGATTTTTGTTGATTAACTCTCGTCAGTTACATAACAAAACTGACGAGAGCTTAGGGACTCCCAAATAAAAAAATATACAACTATTTATTGTGGGATGGGCGACACGAGAACCCACAGTCAAGGCGGGCAAGATGCCCACCCGACAAGATTGGATAATTTATTTCTTGGAAGTCCCTTAGTAAATATTATCTATGTTATCTAAGTATTGGTTAGTTCACCAATAATGGCGATTCAGAGCTAGCACTCTCTTGAATACTACTCAGACTAGAACTAATGTGGGAGCGGATAGCTCGTTCATAAACACTAGTCTGTTGAGTGCGTACCCCTACAGCTTGGTATATTAAGTTAACTTCTGGGAATTCAGACCAATACATCAAAAAGACATCTTTAGCTGGAGTAACAATTTCATAATTATTTTCTTGTCTTTTCTTTCTGAGTTTACAATTATTGAGTTGCAATTTCTGTCTGAATAGTTTTTCAAATTCTGGAATTAAATCTGAACTAGTTTTCATGTTTTATACACGTTAAAACGTGTTAATTCTGCAAAGACTATCTGGTGATATTACTAAGTATGACACTTCAGATACCTCTTACAATATAGTGTATCAGTTATCGGGTATTTGAGAAGGGGAGTGAGACGCAAGGTAACTCGTTGGCGTAGTCTCTCTTAGAGAAGAAGCTGTGCGATCGCAGTCAATAAGAGGCAGGGGAACTCTTAGCTGGGAGCAAGGGAGACAGAACAGAAAGGGGATTCGACACTTTGGCTACGCTGTTAGACTGCGCTCACGGTAAACTCAGTGACGACCCCTTCTGTTATGTTAGCTTCTCGTAGGATAGATACGAAAGCCATTGGGGTATTCAGTACCTACAGACTACAGCCTGCGACTTCAAGACCCTCTGCAAAACTGATTAATTCTAAGTACTCTGGATTTTCTACAAACTTTTTAGCAGCTAGCAACCCAGCAATGCTCCAAGTTTGATAAATTCTGGCTTCTTTACCAATTAAACGACCATTGTTGCCATCGTAGTATTCCGGGAATTTATCTTTAGATAAACGTCTTTCGGCAATAGCTATTGCTGCTTGGGCAAGTTCTGTTCGACCTGCTTTGTGGGCCGCTGCGGTAAATAACCATAGTAAAACGGGCCAGTTACCGCCGTTGTGATAAGACCAAGCTCTGTTCTTAGAATCACATCCTGTAACAATTCTCCATTCTAAACCTTCCAAAGCTGGGAAGCAGATTTTAACAGGCATATAGCCGATCAAGTCTTGCCAGCGTTGGGAAAATAAATTCATGATGCTTTGAGATTCTGTTTCACTTGCTAAAGAAGCTAAGATTGCCATCAGATTTCCCAGAGCAAAAAAGCGAAAATCTATCCGTCCCGGCCCCAGATTTCCCGCTAAATATCCTCCAGTTTCGGGCAACCACTCGGTTAACCAACTGGGGATTGATTCTGAGTTGATGTTGAATTTATTAACAATTTCTTTACCAAATTCGTTATCCTTGTAACGATAAATTTCCCCCAATCGCTTCAGGTCTAGCCAGTAATAGTTGCGGATATGATATTTCAAAGATCCCAATCGTCTATTGACTTTGCCGAGGTAGCTATCGCCATCCCCATCTGGTAAAAGCAATTCAGTAGCAGCTCTGAGAGATGCATAGAATAACACCTGAATTTCTAGAGGATGTTCGTAGACTCCCATGCGACGGTCAATCATAAACGCGCCATCGGGAACTAACATTGTTGGGTACATGGAAAAGCGATGTACCAAGCAAAGATCCAAAATTAACTTGATTCCTGCTTGAAAATCTGGCTGACGCGCTAGGGTTAAATCGCCTGTAGCTTTTTCATAAGCGCGTAGCAGGAGAATCCACCACATACAAGAATCAATTGGGGAAACACGAGCGATCGCTAGTTCACCAAAATCAGCGACCAAAAATTCATCATTCCCTTTGGAGTGTACTTTGAAACTTGCAGGCATTAATCCCGCTCCCGGTTCAAAGCAGTCTATTTGCTTTTCATGACTTTGTAATTTCAGTGTTTCTACTAAGAAGTTACGGACAATCTCTGCTTTGCCGTGCATCAAAAACACTAAGGCAGAAGGGACAAAATCGCGGAGGAAGCACTGGTCATAATTGAGTGCATCTGACTCCGGATCGTGGGCAGCTACAGTACCAATGGGTTTTCCCTGGTAATAAATTATCGACTCTTCCAACAATTCCCAGGCTTCTGCTTCCAGTTGACTGTTCTGATCGATCGCGCTAGTCATGGGCGTTTAATTCCACTAGTAATATGTATCGGCTCAATTGTGGAAAGTACGCAACAACGGAGAGGCAGGGGGCAGGGGGAAATGACTTCATCAAGAAATGCTATGAAGCAGAGCAGAACGTCTGAGTCGCCGATTTCTACGTCACCTGGTTCGTATCCTACGGGAAGCTAACGAAACAGGTGACGTAGCTTTGCGTTGCCCGTAGCTCTGCCATAAAGCCTGCGGTAAGGCTATGCTCAGAACGCAGCCTCTCTAAAAATTGGGTCGAAGTGTCGAATCCCCTCTCTGCTCTATCCCCCTTGCTCCCTGCCCCCTGCTCCTTGCTCTCTCCTCCCTTGCCTCTTTTTCAAGCTGACCAAGATTCTCGGAAGTCAGCATACAAAGTTAATCCACCATCTACAAACAATGTTTGTCCGGTGATGTAGGCGGCTTCATCCGAAGCTAAAAAAGCTACTGCGGCTGCCATCTCCTCTGAGGAGCCAGCACGCCCCATTGGGATGTGACTTTCCACGATCGCCTTTTTTTCGGGGTCATCTGTCCAGGCTTGATTTATTGGCGTGACTGTTGCTCCGGGGGCAATGGCGTTGACACGAATACCAAGGCTTGCATATTCCAATGCTAAAGTTTTGGTCAGGTTTTCCATACCGCCTTTGCTAATGGAATAACTGATATACATGGGTCGCGGAATAATTTCGTGAACGCTGGAAATATTAATAATCACTCCCGGACGATTTTTAGACAGGAGGTGTTTAATAGTTTCACGGGCGCAGAGATAAGCACCCCGGAGATTGACTGTAATTACCTGGTCAAAGTCTGCTGTGGTGACTTCGTGCGAGGGACTTTCTTTTTGAATGCCAGCATTGTTAACTAGAATATCTAAACTGCCAAATTCCTTTACTACGGTGTTGACCATCTCTACAATGTCTGATTCTTGGGAGACATCTCCGTGAACCGGTAGCGACTTAACACCACAGGTTTCGATATTTCCGCAGGCTTTTTGTAATGCCATCTCTTCCGTGTCTGCCGCATCTTCGGGGTATGAGCGGTAATTGATGGCGATGTTGCACCCTTCTTCGGCGAGTCTGATTGCGATCGCCTGACCAATACCTGAAGTTGCACCTGTAATTAAAGCATTCTTTCCTTTTAAGCCTATCATATTTTCTCCCTAAGCTGCCTTTGCTTGAATTTGCAATCAGTCAGACAATTTTGGATTTTAGATTATTCTTTACAATTCAAAATTTGAAATTAATACTGTCAACCCCCAAGAGAGGGAGTTCAAAATTAAAAATAGGGCTTTCTTTGAAATTTTGAATTTCTTAAAGCAATTTTTCAAAACCAGGCTACAGATCCAAGAGATGGAAACTCAACTTGAATCTGAAGCCTCTTAATTACGAATTACGTTAGCGTAGCGGTAGCGAGTCCGCGAGAGCCATGACGAATTGGTATTAGTTCTAGCGCAAATTCGCTGGTACTTGTTCAGGAACTACCCAATAGTAAACAGTTTTGCCGTCTACATTCACCGTCTGGTCTGGTTTCCAATCGCCCATATCGAAGGCGTGGGAGACAATGCGAGTACCAGGCTTGAGTTGACTCAATAGCTTGGGACGGAGTTTGAGGTTAACCTCTGGCAATAAGTAAAGTGTAACTACTGTTGCTTCACTAAAATCAGTGTTGAACAAATCTTGTTGGACAAACTTAACGCGATCGGTTACACCTGCCTTTTTGGCATTTTCATTAGCTTCTTGGATGCGTTCGGGGTTAATATCTATGCCGACACCGCGCGTACCAAACTTTTGTGCCGCAGTATTGACAATTATGCCATTACCACTACCAAGGTCGTAAAGCACATCATCTTTATTCACTTTTGCCACTTCCAACATTGCATCTACCACTGGCTGTGGTGTAGGTACATAAGGAACATCGCCGGGGCGTTCTTGTGGTTGAGTTGTGGGAGTTGTTGCAGATGGTGTTTCGGTTTCGGTCTGACCCGTTAAAGTAGAAGGTTGTGTCCCAGCTTCCAAATCTTGCTGTTGCGGCGCACACCCAGCAATTCCCAAGCTGGTAATACTAACGCCTGTAACTAGTAAAAACAGAGTTTTCTTGAAGTTCATGAATTTTCTCCTTGATTCAGTAGGTTGTGGTCAGTAGTTAGAAAAACAACTCATAGTCATAGAATTTTGAATTGCTTATAGTGTGAGGCTTAGGCGGCACAATCCAAAATCGTTCGACTGAGCGTAGCCGAAAGTCCAAAATTGTATTAAGTCCTACGTTGGCGATAGTTATTCCAGAACAACACAGGGATACCTGCTGCGACGACTAAAACACCTGCAACTGCTCCTACACCTGTATAAGCCAAGCTGGAATAAAGCAAGTAACCGCAGACTGCACAAAAGAGTAATGGTGTTAAAGGATAAAATGGCACACGGAAGGGGCGAACTATGTGGGGTTCGCGGATTCGCAATACCAGCAGCGATATGCCGGAAAGCAAGAAGAAGAACCAAAATATGGGGGCGGTGTAATCCACCATTGTTTGAAAGCCTTTGCGGGTAAGCGTGCCTAAAAAAACCAGTGCTAAGGCGATCGCAGCTTGCAATAATAAGGCATAGGTAGGACTGCTAGGACGTTGCTGCCAGTGTCCCATAAAACCAAATAGCGAAAAATCCTGCCCCAGTGCGAAATTGGTACGCGCTCCGGTAAAGATTGTGGCGTTGGTTGCTCCCAAAGTAGCGATCGCAATCAATACACTGATAAACAAGGCTCCCGGTTCGCCCCAAAGAGAGCGCATTAAATCTGCGGCTACTGCTTCTGACTGAGCCATGTTTGCTAATCCCAATCCCCGCAGGTAAGCCAGATTGATGAGTAAGTAAATGGCAGTGATGATGCCAATACTCCACATTAGCGAATCGCACAATATTACGTCGTCCATCCTGAATTTCTGCGGAGATGTAAGCCGCTTCATTCCAACCGCCGTAAGAGAGTAGCACAAACACCATCGCCAGTCCCCAGGTTCCTGATGATGCAGATTCTATAGGGGCGGCAGCAGCAGAATTAGGAATGGCGGTAAGCCCAAGAATTACTACCAGTAATAAACCCAGAACTTTCGCAACACTCAGCAAGTTTTGTGTCCACTTACCCTGCTGCAAACCGATGATGTTCAAAGCAGTTAAAAGTGCGATCGCTATGGCTGCATAAATAGAAGACGAAAATGTACCTAACCGCCATATCTGAGAAACATAATCGCCAAAAACAAATGCCAAAAGAGCAATGGAACCAGTTTGAATCACTGTCATCCGCGCCCAGGCAAATAAAAAGGCGACTCCCCGCCCGAATGCACGTTTCAAATAATAGTAAACACCTCCAACATCGGGATAGACAGTCGCCAACTCTGCATAGCACAGCGCTCCTACCAGAGATATTACACCACCCATTAGCCAAAGAAACATTACAGCAATTTCACTGCCTGCTTGACTTGCTACTAGAGCCGGGGTTTGAAAAATCCCCGCCCCGATGACAATACCGACAATCAGAGCCACTGCGTCTGATAATGTCAGAGATGGCTTGGGTGCTGCTACTTTAGTTGATGTTGTCTGTTCAAGCAAAGTGTAGTCTTTACGTCTACTCACATTACTTCCTTACTAGTGTTGAGTTGGGACTTTTGGCTTTGTTTCATAGTCTTTGTTCAACAGAGGTATTATCTATGTACTCCAGGTTTTTGAACGCACCATCCAGCAAAACTTTTTGGATTGAAGACTACTAACCAAAAGTTAGCCCTTGGGAGGGCGAATTTGAATCACTGTTTTACCTATCTTCTATGGTTAATAATAAATGTGACGGAAAAGTGACAGTTACCAGTTATATGTCTTCAAATCGTAATATCCATCTGGTTAGATTAAGATTAGCCTCCGTTGCGTAGCTTGCCGCCGTGGGCATCGCCCAAACAAAATTCTCTTTTTGGACAACATTGTTTTCCAAGTACGATAGAGGATA encodes the following:
- a CDS encoding UPF0182 family protein, with the translated sequence MYWKWGFRLLVVFFGLWLLLDLGSRMGAEIFWFQEVGYLQVFLLRVVTRGVLWVVVAGITAAYLLLNLALAQRLKYPQSLKIEEVRREEAELSSELKNFLSPHYQTRNETRTLTPQPLKPFRLRWLLPLAFVLSLLIGLMMAHYSQIALSYWHSPVNKVSQPILALFRPETIWQLLRQISSQVWYLGLIGGVAIAILIYPQFLLTAIAILFSPIFGFILFQNWAKVLQYFHPTLFNSTEPLFGRDISFYVFSLPFWELLELWLMGLCLYGFVAVTLTYLLSADSLSQGIFPGFSSQQQRHLSGMGGLLMLVVALSYWLSRYELVYSTRGVSYGASYTDVTTQLPAYTILCIVAGAIAFYLLWRTFFWKPKSQYRRLVFYGLGVYLVLVVAADVVIPAVVQSLIVLPNELQREQPYIQRTIALTRQAFDLEVIDARTFNPQGTLTEADIQKNDLTIRNIRLWDQRPLLQTNRQLQQIRPYYRFPDADIDRYTLKTDVTSRQPSAPQKPPEPEQQAAQATERRQVLIAGRELNYSAVPQEAQTWVNRHLIYTHGFGFTVSPVNTVGAGGLPEYFVKDISGDSSALTTSSEAIRDSIPIGQPRIYYGEIANTYVMTGTRVRELDYPSGSDNVYNSYDGLGGVQIGSAWRRWLFAMYLKDWQMLFTRDFLPETRVLFRRNVKQRIQAIAPFLKFDSDPYLVAAVANQDLPSNPSYLYWIVDAYTTSDHYPYSDTGSDSINYIRNSIKVVIDAYNGSVNFYIADKSDPIIATWSRIFPNTFKPLSAMPVNLRSHIRYPVDFFKIQSERLMTYHMTDPQVFYNREDQWQIPNEIYGSEARPVEPYYLITSLPTVPFEEFILLLPYTPRQRTNLIAWLAARSDGDNYGKLLLYSFPKERLVYGPEQIEARINQDPVISQQISLWNRQGSRAIQGNLLVIPIEQSLLYVEPIYLEATQNSLPTLVRVVVAYENRIVMAQTLEQALQAIFKPEVTPAPAIIRPFEEAAPPS
- a CDS encoding glycoside hydrolase 100 family protein, which produces MTSAIDQNSQLEAEAWELLEESIIYYQGKPIGTVAAHDPESDALNYDQCFLRDFVPSALVFLMHGKAEIVRNFLVETLKLQSHEKQIDCFEPGAGLMPASFKVHSKGNDEFLVADFGELAIARVSPIDSCMWWILLLRAYEKATGDLTLARQPDFQAGIKLILDLCLVHRFSMYPTMLVPDGAFMIDRRMGVYEHPLEIQVLFYASLRAATELLLPDGDGDSYLGKVNRRLGSLKYHIRNYYWLDLKRLGEIYRYKDNEFGKEIVNKFNINSESIPSWLTEWLPETGGYLAGNLGPGRIDFRFFALGNLMAILASLASETESQSIMNLFSQRWQDLIGYMPVKICFPALEGLEWRIVTGCDSKNRAWSYHNGGNWPVLLWLFTAAAHKAGRTELAQAAIAIAERRLSKDKFPEYYDGNNGRLIGKEARIYQTWSIAGLLAAKKFVENPEYLELISFAEGLEVAGCSL
- a CDS encoding SDR family oxidoreductase; protein product: MIGLKGKNALITGATSGIGQAIAIRLAEEGCNIAINYRSYPEDAADTEEMALQKACGNIETCGVKSLPVHGDVSQESDIVEMVNTVVKEFGSLDILVNNAGIQKESPSHEVTTADFDQVITVNLRGAYLCARETIKHLLSKNRPGVIINISSVHEIIPRPMYISYSISKGGMENLTKTLALEYASLGIRVNAIAPGATVTPINQAWTDDPEKKAIVESHIPMGRAGSSEEMAAAVAFLASDEAAYITGQTLFVDGGLTLYADFRESWSA
- a CDS encoding SAM-dependent methyltransferase translates to MNFKKTLFLLVTGVSITSLGIAGCAPQQQDLEAGTQPSTLTGQTETETPSATTPTTQPQERPGDVPYVPTPQPVVDAMLEVAKVNKDDVLYDLGSGNGIIVNTAAQKFGTRGVGIDINPERIQEANENAKKAGVTDRVKFVQQDLFNTDFSEATVVTLYLLPEVNLKLRPKLLSQLKPGTRIVSHAFDMGDWKPDQTVNVDGKTVYYWVVPEQVPANLR